From a region of the uncultured Fretibacterium sp. genome:
- a CDS encoding acetaldehyde dehydrogenase (acetylating), whose translation MPIKDRDLLSVQEARDLVAAAKAAQKVLGAMGQAEVDALVDAVARAAAGSAERLAKMAHEETGFGKWRDKTLKNLFAAQTVTEAMRGLRTVGILREDERRRLIEVAVPVGVIAGLIPSTNPTSTVIFKTLIALKAGNAIIFSPHPNARECIQETVRILSEALAAAGAPKGLVSCMTVLTREGTAELMRHRDVALILATGGSEMVHAAYSSGTPAIGVGPGNTPAFIERTADVPTAVRRIIESKTFDYSTICASEQSVVADVPVERAVREEFVRQGGRFLNPDEAARVASVIFNAAGKMNARLVGRSPQMIGEAAGVEVGPEARVLLADQSGVGRKFPFSQEKLCPVLAFYTEDGWENACERCLELLNHEGAGHTLAIHSRDDRVVREFGLRKPVSRIIVNAGSSLGGVGGTTSLLPSLTLGCGAAGHNATSDNVGPLNLLNVRRVAWGLREIGELYPESLSPQGTGANDAGMDVLVGRIVDELAVRLGLN comes from the coding sequence ATGCCGATTAAGGATCGTGATTTGCTCTCCGTTCAGGAGGCGCGGGACCTCGTCGCCGCCGCCAAGGCGGCCCAGAAGGTCCTGGGGGCCATGGGACAGGCCGAGGTCGACGCCCTCGTCGACGCGGTCGCCCGAGCCGCTGCAGGCAGCGCGGAGAGGCTCGCAAAGATGGCCCACGAGGAGACGGGGTTCGGAAAGTGGCGGGACAAGACGCTCAAGAACCTTTTCGCGGCCCAAACCGTAACGGAGGCGATGCGCGGGCTGCGGACCGTCGGGATCCTCAGGGAGGACGAGAGGAGAAGGCTGATCGAGGTGGCCGTCCCCGTGGGGGTGATCGCGGGACTGATCCCCTCCACCAATCCGACGTCGACCGTGATCTTCAAGACGCTGATTGCCCTGAAGGCGGGAAATGCCATCATATTCTCCCCGCACCCGAACGCCAGGGAATGCATCCAGGAGACGGTGCGTATCCTCTCGGAGGCACTTGCCGCTGCGGGGGCGCCGAAAGGGCTTGTGAGCTGCATGACCGTCCTGACCCGCGAGGGGACGGCGGAACTGATGCGACACCGGGACGTGGCCCTGATCCTGGCCACGGGCGGTTCGGAGATGGTACACGCGGCCTACAGCTCCGGGACCCCGGCCATCGGGGTTGGCCCGGGCAATACCCCGGCGTTCATCGAGCGTACCGCGGATGTTCCAACGGCCGTCCGGCGCATCATCGAGAGCAAGACGTTCGATTACAGCACCATCTGCGCCTCGGAGCAGTCGGTCGTCGCCGATGTCCCCGTGGAGAGGGCGGTGCGGGAGGAGTTCGTCCGTCAGGGCGGTCGTTTCCTGAACCCCGACGAGGCGGCGAGGGTCGCGTCCGTCATCTTCAACGCAGCCGGAAAAATGAATGCCCGGCTGGTGGGACGCAGCCCCCAGATGATCGGGGAGGCCGCCGGCGTGGAGGTTGGTCCCGAGGCCCGCGTGCTTCTTGCGGACCAGTCCGGGGTTGGGCGCAAGTTCCCCTTCTCGCAGGAAAAACTCTGTCCCGTCCTGGCCTTTTATACGGAGGACGGATGGGAGAACGCCTGCGAGCGTTGTCTGGAGCTCCTGAACCACGAGGGGGCGGGCCATACCCTGGCCATCCACTCCCGAGACGACCGGGTCGTGCGCGAGTTCGGGCTGAGGAAGCCGGTCTCCCGCATCATCGTCAATGCGGGGTCCTCCCTCGGCGGGGTGGGCGGCACCACGAGCCTGCTTCCCTCGCTCACCCTGGGATGCGGGGCTGCGGGGCACAACGCGACGTCCGACAACGTCGGTCCCCTCAACCTGCTGAACGTGCGGCGGGTCGCCTGGGGGCTGAGGGAGATCGGGGAGCTCTATCCGGAATCCCTCTCCCCGCAGGGCACGGGAGCGAATGACGCGGGTATGGACGTGCTGGTCGGCCGCATCGTTGACGAACTTGCGGTCCGGCTGGGCCTCAACTGA
- the eutM gene encoding ethanolamine utilization microcompartment protein EutM, producing the protein MNNNMQALGMIETKGLVGSIEAADAMVKAANVNLIGKVHVGGGLVTVMVRGDVGAVKAATDAGAAAAGKVGELVSVHVIPRPHGEVEFILPRLEG; encoded by the coding sequence ATGAACAACAACATGCAGGCGTTGGGAATGATCGAGACGAAGGGTCTCGTGGGTTCTATCGAGGCGGCGGACGCGATGGTCAAGGCGGCGAACGTGAACCTTATCGGAAAGGTGCACGTGGGCGGCGGCCTGGTGACCGTGATGGTGCGGGGCGACGTCGGGGCCGTGAAGGCGGCTACGGACGCGGGGGCCGCGGCGGCAGGCAAGGTTGGGGAGCTCGTTTCGGTGCACGTGATCCCGCGCCCCCACGGCGAGGTGGAGTTCATCCTGCCCAGGCTCGAAGGGTAG
- a CDS encoding BMC domain-containing protein, whose product MNNNMQALGMIETKGLVGSIEAADAMVKAANVNLIGKVHVGGGLVTVMVRGDVGAVKAATDAGAAAAGKVGELVSVHVIPRPHGEVEFILPRLEMEERAAGGSGSCEGTSV is encoded by the coding sequence ATGAACAACAACATGCAGGCATTGGGAATGATCGAGACGAAGGGTCTCGTGGGTTCTATCGAGGCGGCGGACGCGATGGTCAAGGCGGCGAACGTGAACCTTATCGGAAAGGTGCACGTGGGCGGCGGCCTGGTGACCGTGATGGTGCGGGGCGACGTCGGGGCCGTGAAGGCGGCTACGGACGCGGGGGCCGCGGCGGCAGGCAAGGTTGGGGAGCTCGTTTCGGTGCACGTGATCCCGCGCCCCCACGGCGAGGTGGAGTTCATCCTGCCCAGGCTCGAGATGGAGGAGAGGGCGGCGGGCGGCTCGGGCAGCTGCGAGGGAACGTCCGTCTGA